In Roseimicrobium gellanilyticum, the following are encoded in one genomic region:
- a CDS encoding DUF262 domain-containing protein, protein MSESSLCLKPISSLLTDQNGDPVNYFIPAYQRGYRWSPLQVRQLLDDIWEWESSIRHQDPDPEQFYCLQPLVVRVKEKSFEVVDGQQRLTTILLILHHLNKRMTEDYRRSLFKITFETRRGFDDFLNEPSEELASTNVDFYHLHEAMQAIGKWFKAKLNHVNDIESALLNRTQVIWFQLGQNDKPIEAFTRLNVGKIPLTDDELIRALFLRAESSGTVEGRAHDQRQQIAHEWDTLEKALQDPPFWGFLSNESERRHNRIGFLFEKLAQSYGLPPEVRDDPFKYFFVFSKRMKDGHTPRQEWLRVKEEFMRLQEWYEDRVLYHIVGFLLSEEVDLNEVRQLSLDCTKTTFNQRLRERVFSLNIGSLPEAGLVVEAEDTIRELVSTRLQDLEYGTTAMNKKIHSILLLFNVATLLQDKSSNIRFQFDCYKEESWNIEHVRSVTSNPMNSHLVRKNWMEGCLRYLKDQNDKDEKCLNLISEMESYLALPPRDALQLDFEPLLTRVLERFGESKTDEVENGIANLALLDERTNKSYQNAPFAVKRTRILSLDQAGIFVPLCTRNVFLKCYSQQVGEAIFWGERDQQGYFDAMVKTLTGFFLGRVEDHS, encoded by the coding sequence ATGAGCGAATCAAGCCTTTGCCTGAAACCCATCAGTTCATTGCTCACGGACCAGAATGGCGATCCGGTCAATTATTTCATTCCCGCCTATCAAAGGGGTTATCGCTGGTCACCGTTGCAGGTAAGGCAGTTGTTAGACGACATTTGGGAGTGGGAGTCCTCTATTCGACATCAGGATCCAGACCCGGAGCAGTTCTATTGCCTACAGCCGCTGGTCGTCAGAGTAAAAGAGAAGAGTTTTGAAGTGGTTGATGGACAACAGCGCTTGACCACCATTCTGCTTATTCTCCACCATCTCAACAAGCGCATGACGGAGGATTACCGTCGCAGCCTGTTCAAAATTACGTTCGAGACGCGGCGTGGCTTCGATGATTTCCTGAACGAACCAAGTGAGGAATTGGCCTCCACCAATGTTGATTTTTACCATCTGCACGAAGCCATGCAGGCGATAGGAAAGTGGTTCAAAGCGAAGTTGAATCATGTCAATGACATAGAGTCGGCCCTTTTGAACCGGACCCAGGTTATCTGGTTTCAGTTGGGACAAAACGACAAGCCGATCGAAGCCTTTACGCGTCTGAATGTTGGGAAAATTCCCCTTACGGACGACGAGCTAATCCGTGCCTTGTTTCTGCGAGCCGAAAGCTCCGGGACGGTGGAAGGTCGAGCTCATGATCAACGGCAGCAGATTGCCCATGAATGGGATACACTTGAGAAGGCTCTACAAGATCCGCCTTTCTGGGGGTTCCTCAGCAATGAGTCCGAACGCCGGCACAACCGCATCGGCTTTCTTTTTGAGAAGCTCGCACAATCATATGGGTTGCCACCAGAGGTCCGGGACGACCCTTTCAAGTACTTTTTTGTCTTCAGCAAACGGATGAAGGATGGCCATACGCCACGGCAGGAGTGGCTTCGCGTGAAAGAGGAGTTTATGCGCTTGCAGGAATGGTATGAAGATCGCGTCCTCTACCACATCGTGGGTTTCTTGCTGAGTGAGGAAGTGGATCTCAACGAAGTGCGTCAACTTTCGCTGGATTGCACAAAAACCACTTTCAATCAGAGGCTTCGCGAAAGAGTATTTTCTCTGAACATTGGAAGTCTTCCTGAAGCAGGATTGGTTGTCGAAGCGGAAGATACAATTCGCGAACTCGTCTCAACGAGGCTTCAGGACCTGGAATATGGCACAACTGCGATGAACAAGAAGATCCACTCCATTCTGTTGCTGTTCAATGTCGCCACGCTCCTCCAAGACAAGAGCTCGAATATCCGCTTTCAGTTCGACTGCTACAAGGAGGAGTCGTGGAACATTGAACATGTCCGATCCGTGACATCGAATCCCATGAACAGTCATCTGGTTCGCAAGAACTGGATGGAGGGATGCTTGCGATATCTCAAGGACCAAAATGACAAGGACGAAAAGTGTCTCAACCTCATCTCGGAAATGGAGAGTTACCTAGCCTTGCCGCCACGCGATGCCTTACAATTGGATTTCGAACCGCTCCTCACCCGGGTGCTGGAGCGGTTTGGCGAATCCAAGACAGATGAGGTAGAAAACGGCATAGCCAACCTCGCCCTGCTGGATGAGAGGACGAACAAAAGCTATCAAAACGCACCTTTCGCCGTGAAGCGGACACGTATTCTCAGTTTGGACCAGGCTGGCATTTTTGTTCCACTTTGTACCCGAAACGTTTTCCTCAAGTGCTATAGTCAGCAGGTGGGAGAGGCGATCTTCTGGGGGGAGCGTGACCAGCAAGGTTATTTCGACGCGATGGTAAAAACGCTGACCGGCTTTTTCTTGGGCCGCGTGGAGGATCATTCATGA